The following nucleotide sequence is from Vulpes lagopus strain Blue_001 chromosome 1, ASM1834538v1, whole genome shotgun sequence.
GAGTTTGACAGGCATACTACAATAATCACAAGCAAGGtaactatattttgaaaaaaattgaattgaaaatattttaattgcttttgttttttgagattttatttatttattcatgtgagagacacagagaggccgagacatcagcagagggagaagcaggctccctatgggctGCCTCCCTTCATtgcttttttgtatttaattaaattaaaaaattcacttaGTCCTACTGAGctcatttcaagtgcttaatGGCCACACATACCTATAGATTACTGTATTAGCACAGATACAGAAATGAGTAAAAGCCAAAAGGCTTACAGTTTTTATTCcgtttctcatttattttatataatttccagGGCTTAGAACTTACTGGATTATAATTCTTTTGCATCCTTACTAAAGTAAGACAGCAGAAATGGAAATGGTTGGATACTCTGTATAGGACTCCTTGGAATATACATCATGGTCCACTatcaatctctaaaaaaaattataaagcttcTAAAAACAACAATCAAGTTCATCTCTTTGGAAACAATATGTTAATAAAAGTTTAACAATTggctttcaaaaaattttttaatatataaaagatgTGTAGCACACAattacaaatgataaaaacatatacaatatCCTTTATTGTAAGTTCCATATAGCCAGCTGATTCTCAtaggtttttgttgatttttgcctAACTCTTGTATCTGTAGCCAACCTATGATTACAATTTGACCAGGACTTTACAAATGGTGTTGCATCCCAATCTGTTAACTCTTTCCCCAATAAATTTATTGTCATTAAATCTGATATGTGATCTATTGTTAAACTATTTCTCACCCTTGTAcaaattatattcattaaattGAATCCTCTTTCAGCTTCAGCATTATTGATTGCAATAGTGTTAACTATCTTTTTAGCTTTTTGTATAGTTGTAGGAATGGAAACATTGtttgattttatattattatttacaaattcCCGAAAATCACTCAAatcaatttcatattttaaaatttcacatagatgaaataattttttttcaccagCTATCCATGGTGAAGTtacttcttcataaggccatgcAGAAGGTTCTAGCAAgtcaaaataatcaaaaatacTTTCATTGTGGTTTCTGTCAGATACAAGGCGTAAGTGCATGTGTTCAATTATATTTTCTAGTAACATACTTCTAGGAAGAgcattaaatttattatttttattaaatggaatATCTTTAAACTTATCTGACTTAATCAAACCTTCAATTTGAGACTCATGCTTTCCagtaccaatttttaaattttccaaagcTCTTATGGTGCATTTGAttaatttttgtgctttttgaatattagttgatcTTGCCTGTAATGCAGTTGAAAGTAGTGAAAATTCTTCAAGAATGTCAATCATTAAAGCCAGGTCTTGCAAAAAATTAATGTTAGCTAGTCTCTTTGCCAAACCAGAGTGAGaattagaaaaatgcatatataatacAGGATATGCATGCCATACAGCAGTAGCCGCTTGTAAACTACATGCCGCCCATCTTGGTCCCATTACCCGgccaattttaataatttcaatttcAAGATCTTTAGCTACAGTTTCTAaaagtttgttttgatttttattagaCTGGtgataaatggaataaattttatcaagaaatagtttaaaatgattaacttgttttatttcagatattgaaTCATCAAGTGACAAATGCAATCGATAGTTTAAACAGTTCCAAATAATGATTTTAGGAAAATTTTCTAACAACTTTGTAGCTACTCTAGACTTTTTTCCCAACACTGTATTAGCACCATCAGAACAAAATGCAATTAAGTTTGCTTTCAAATATTCATCAGTAAAGCCACAATCATTTAAAGTACTCAATATTGTATTGAAAATATACTCTGCTGTGGTTGACACCAATTCTTTTAAAGCAACAAACAACATAACTGGTGTGGGAGCTGAATGAACTGTGCACTGGAGATAAATCACTAGAGTGCTTTTCTTTGAAACTGTAGATGCCTCATCAATTATGATGCAGATTTTGGCATTCTCTTctataatattcttaaatatcttcattttcatttcttttgcgaTGTGTTCTGCTATTCTTGTTGCACTGTATCGCGTATTTAAACAGTTGacctctccatttttctcttgtaattCTATTGCCCCCTcaatatcagataaaggtctatTATGTTTTACTAAACTGTAAACAGTATTGAAAACTTTTACAGTagcatcaatatttttattattttgtttatgtacTAAATTAGAAATTGAGTCATTAACTGATTCCTTTAACAAATCCTGGATTTTACCATGGGCTTTAGAAACATCATGTTCCCTAATTTTCTTCCGCAGAGAAGCCTGTCTAGTAGTTTTATTACTGCCATTAGGAGTTACTAAATATGCAATCCATTCCTTGGACACATGGACGTGCTTTTCTGCTTTCGATCCCAAATGCCGAACTGCTGAACAATCTTTACATCCTAATTTACCTTCTTTTATTTCAAGCCATTTGTATTGTTCTGTAAACATCAATGCTTGTTTTTCATTCCAACAATCTGGAAGCACAAGattatctgtttcttcctttgatgAACATGATGGATTTTCTTCAGTGATTGGCTGTTCAACGTATTTGAAATTCGGTTCCTTTGACTTAGACAATTCACATTGACTTTTGTTATTActactttctgtgtctgttttcaccttcttcacatttaaaaaacgCAAAAAATCTCCCTGCCGTTTTGGCATTTTAGGGAACagaatctgaaaaataattttacatatataagtaAAGTTCTTAACAACACTTTAAGGGTTGATGTAAAAACTTCTGCTagtgattttatataattttagaaataaattttgaattaaaatacttACCTTGATTTTTGGTTTGTACCTATAACTTCAATATGActtgctatttcttaaaaaattcactatcattttttttaagttcatttacttttttagcaatctctacacccaatgtggggctccaactcacgaccctgagatcaataatTATATGAtcctcctgactgagccagccaaggcacctgtttttaaaattttataatcaatAATGTTACAAAATCAGACTATGTCTGTCTGATTATCATCCAATTGGACGAAGAAGTTGCTCATATGATTTACAAATGagtatagttcttttttttaaatttttttaaaatttatgatagtcagagagagagagagagagagagagagagagagagaggcagagacataggcagagggagaagcaggctccatgcaccgggagcccaacgtaggattcgatcccgggtctccaggatcgcgccctgggccaaaggcaggcgctaaaccactgcgccacccagggatccccaaatgagTATAGTTCTAATGTGAAAAGTGGTTAATCTTTTTCCTTAATAAgacaaaaagtgaaaaagtaaagATGTATACCAGAACACCACCCACTCATCAATATCAACatctttgttaaattaaaaaagagttttCAAGTACTGCAAGGTTTCCTCAATTTTTCATATAGCATACAGTCTAGCAATTTAGAGGTGTATCAAATTTTTGGGCTTAATCTGCATAAACATTTTATCcatcactttttaaagtttacataatcaataaataatacatcAAGCCCCAAATTGTAGTTTGACATTTACCTTGGTGTAAGTATTCTAATTATGTTGCAGGAGTGTGCtgttatatagtttttttttttttttttttttaccattcagATACAATAGGTATCTCAAATTAAGATATGACgagttttgagtattttctacCTTAAATGTAACAATTTATTTCCTTATAAGTTTATatactttaatctttttaatatactttaatttttaataatggttaTGCTCACAAAATGGTTATGctcacaaaactgaaaaatctaaCAATCAGTTCTTGCAAGCCAGTTCAAGCCACTTCCAACACACTTTGCACTTGCGGAACTGAAAAACCACAAATATAACATACTTACATCATTATGACAGGTGCTAGGCTTTTCATTATCACTACAGACTAGATAATTGTATTCAAGAACACATTTTGATGGTCCTTCCTAAAAAAGAATTGATCAAATTTACAAGTCATGAAAACCATTCAAACCAAACTTGCATCTATAATCagtaggtttttgttgttgttccttagAAAAAGTCTTACAGGTGGcacaaaataatcagaaacaaaacaagcacagAAAAAGACTCAGAGTAGATGAATAAGTAATGATAACAAGACCCAAAGAGAAACTAAATCTACATAGAGGAATAAAGCCATGTGGATTCCTTAGGAAATGGGAAATAGTATAGGGAGAGCATTAAAAAGACTTTTATcacagcactatttttttttttaactagatgACTACCAATAATCTTTTAGATATTAAGCTCAAAAatcagttgttgtttttttaaaatattttacttatttattcatgagaggcagagagacacatacacagaggcagagggagaagcaggctccatgcagggagcccgatgtgggactagatcctgggactccagggtcacatcccaggccgaaggcagacgctcaaccgctgagccaccaggtgttcCAAAAATCAGAATTCTTAAGTAGCTCTGCTTTATTCTTCATATCCTTTCACAAACAAACATCAACCCCTGAGTTTCTCAATTCTTTCTTTACATACATACTACCTGCAACACACACTGGCCCTAAATACCTGGGTCAGAAACTTAGATCAGGAACATTAGAGCTGGGTTTCAAGATCAGCAAAATATTTAGTGTGGGAAGACTAGTAACAAGATAATCCAAATAAATAGGTATGTAGTACTAAAATAGGGTGAAGGCAAGACCAACAATCAGGAAGTACGCTATTCTGTATGTATATTACAATAAAATTTGTATCAAAGGTAAGAGCTCTTTTTATCTACAAATTTTTATCATTCCTTTCagcatattgtatttatttagctGCATCAACATATAGATGGTATGGTAGAACACAAAGAGGATGCTATGCTATCATGTAGACTGAAGGCTGGAAAGAGATTTATATGAAGACTAAGGAATCCATAATTATAGATACATTAAATAGTAAGTTTTTGCATCTGAAGAACCCTCACTCAGAGAACTGTACCCAACAGCATTTCATCTTTATTGGGTGGTACTgtaaaaaagcagagaaataggtATATCCGGGTGGAGCCCAGCATACAATGGAGTCACAAAGGGAAGTAAATTCTGTCTctgagtgattttattttatgtttatttattttttaaaagactttatgtatttattcatgagagacacacagagagagaggcagagacacaagctggagcttgatgcgggacttgatccctggactccaggatcatgccctgggccaaaggcaggtgctaaacgctgagccacccaggcgtccctctctgagtgattttaaagtagaattaaattaattaaattactactgtttaaaaaaaaaaaattaccactgtTTTTTTGTGTGAGTGGCAatagagaggtgcctggctggctcagtagaagcatgtgactcttgacccaGGGTGTaggtttgagctccatgttggatgtGTCAATTAGttaacaataaaatcttttttttttttttaagattttatttatttgaaagagggtgatcgagagagagagaacatgagcaggggagagagtcagagggagaaggagaagcagactccttgctgagcagggagcccaaggtagggcttgatcccaggactctgggaccaggacccaagctgaaggcaaaaaaaacacacaacaaaaaattaaataaaggtaGTAGGAATATTTTTTACTCTCTTCTGATACTTCAATTCCACTTAGAGCATACAAGCATACCTCTGAAATACTACAGACCACAATGATAGAgtatcacaataaagtgaatcaaatgaattttttggttttccagtgcatataaaagttatgtttatactatactgtagtctattaagtatgTAATAGTGTTATGTCTAAAAAAAGGTACacagctttattaaaaaatactttgttgctaaaaaatgctaaccatcactTTCAGTGAGTTATCATCACTGATTATAGATcactaaaacaaatataataatgaaaaagttagaaatattgtgagggatccctgggtggctcagtggtttagcgcctgcctttggcccgaggcgtgatcctggagtcccgggatcgagtctcacatcaggctgcctgcttggagcttgcttctccctctgcctgtgtctctgcctccttctctctcatgattttttttttttaaagacacatttatttcAGCATCATGATCAGacttacatttagcaatcaacagcatgggtgcaaaaaaaaaaaaaaaaaaaaacacaacattaaaaccctttgttggaatgctttacactttccacagaacagaaactaaaataacctgttatacaattagtcacaaatacagtccaagttttttgcccatacacacgagtattgtctaaaacatgtcttctttgtagcagctaggccctgccaccactgtgcttcgctgagttcacaaatctgttgtaacctgtagcttccctgtcacttctctggctctcctctcctgctaagctttatttcctggcagtaattaaaaccttctgccactgccatagctgctgctgctgctggaactgcCATAGCCACCTCGGTTTTGTGGtctggcaaagtattggcctccaccaccataggggccagagcttctacctccaaaatttcctcctttcatggatCCAAAATTTGGGAATTGATTGTTGTAACtgccaaaatcgttatagcttccgccacctccaaagttgcttccatcattaccaaacccattatagccatccccactgccaccatatCCACTACCACCTCAACTGCCCCGGAAGCCACCTcaaccactgaagttccctccacgaccaaagttgtcattcccaccaaaaccacctccacgaccaccaccaaagtttccagaaccacttcggcctcttgggctggacgaagcactagccatctcttgcttcgatagggatttccttacttcacagttgtggccattcacagtatggtgtttttgaatgacaatcttgtctacagagtcatggtTGTCAtatgtcacaaaagcaaaacctctctttttgccactgtctctgtcagtcatgatctcaatcacttcaattttcccaaactattcaaaataatctcttagatgatgttcttcagtgtcttcttcaATGCCACCAACataaatctttttcacagttaagtgggcaccaggtctttgagaatTTTCTCGGGAAACAGTCCTCTTTGGTTCCACGACTCTTCTGTCTACCTTGTGCGGTCGAGCATTCATGGCTGCGTCCACCTCCTCCACAGTGGCATACGTGatgaacccaaagcctctggagcgcttggtgttggggtctctcattaccacacagtctgtaagcgtcccccattgctcaaaatggctcctcaaACTCTTATCAGTGGTTTTGAAGCTCAAAGCTTCTgcagctgctcaggctctttaggagactctgacttagacatgacagCGGTGAGAgggagactttaacgatgcttactcgGCGGTGTCCAGGGGCAGAAAGTCTCTCACTcgtgattaaataaaatattaaaaaaaaatactgtatgaatTGCTGAAATGTGAGAAAGACACAAAGTGAGGAGATGCTATTGGAATAATGGTGCCAACTGACTTGCTTGACACaggattgccacaaaccttcaatttgtaaaaaatacagtatttgcaaagcacaataaaatcaAGGGCAATAAAACATGGTATGCCTGTATAATTTGCTTCTCCTTATGGAGCTGTCCAATATTGGATCCTTTTTggaaacaaaactaataaattcTATCAAGTTGGATGTACAAAACTCTGGATGCAAATATACAAAAGATTATACTTTAAGTtaaatttagagatttttaagCCTCACGAACAAAAGCTGACGTGTTAACTCAGTAaaaatttgtaataatttattcCACAGAGTATATAAACTTATACCCAATTGTGTTTCCAATCTTAATTTTGTAGATTCCTTTTCTCAAAGGAATGTGTCATAACACCTATGTCACTCCTAGTTCTGCCTGCACAAAATAGCATCAAGATTATaatgtctcattctttttttttttagatttattcgtgagagagacaggcagagacacaggcagagggagaagcaggctccctgtgaggagcctgatgtggagcctaagaccttgggatcatgacgtgagccaaagggagatgctcaaccactgaaccacccaggtgtcctgtcatttcttttttatactatACTCAGGAagaaccaaaattatttttcccgAAGACCCATGAAATATTCCTTCCAAATACTTTTCAGTACAAAAAACAGACACTGTGGCTCTTCAATTTCCATAGCTACATCACTTAATCCACAACACAGGGAAGGCAGAATCAACATTAAACTTCTCTTGGTACCCCTTAATTTATAAGGTCTtgagtgtcaaaaaaaaaaggggttaCTATATGTACTGTTAACGGggaaaaatgtcaaggaaatgTTCTTGCAAAGAATTTCTCTACCACCCTACGAGAACAAAAAACCATGTGTTACTACCACGATGTTTAAAGATAGGATTTTATTTGATTTAGAGAActgatatttgaaaaagaaaactgttgtaTCAAGTTGCCCTAAACCTAGAGAGCAATTAACAAACATTAAACAGGcactcatttaaagaaaaattatacatttttaatagcaAACTTCAACTAATTACTGCTTTGGAAAAGTTTTTAGCTACTAAGATACCACTTTAAACAGTGTCTTTGTAAAACTTTAGTTTTGGGTGAAGACCATCCCAAAATACATCAGGACGCCCTTTCCCCCAAAACCAATACAAAAGCATGGTTCAGAGAGCCATATGTCCCTTTATTTGTCTCTTGGTAGAGATTCCTGGGTTCCGCCttcaaattctgattcagtagatgtTGTACTTGCACTATGCTGTAACATGATAATCTCAGAGGTTGGTGAAGTCTTCAAGCTATTTGCCTTCATGTCATGAAAGTAGAGAACGCTCAGATTTTGAGTTCCTGCAACCCTTCTTGTTTTCTACCTCCTTCCTCATCTGTTAGCGGCCCCTTCCCTCTAACCTGCAGGTCATCTCTTAGAGGACACTCTTGAGAGACCAGAACTTCGCGTAGATTAAGCATAAAATGGCGCTAAGAAGGCACAAGAAGCATGATTAAATGCGAGGCATGTTTTTTCGAACAGTCTTTGTGGTGTCCAGTGCAGGTGCTCAGAGACCTCCTCTGGTCAATTTCCTAACCCTACGCCAAGCCCCCAAGTGTCTGGTGCACCTACCAGACCTTCATACCCGGCGGCTCAATGGAGAACGCGCAGGTGAGGTATCCTCACATAACGGGCTTACCACGCAGGGTCTCGGGATTCCGAGGAAAACCCGAACATCGTTGCTACTTACGCTAACAAACTGAATGTCATCTTCGTTTTCATCCGTCGTTGCCTCAGATGCCTCGGGCCCAGCTGGAGGGGCAGATTCTATCATCTATAAAAACAAGCCAGAACATGCTCAGCTATTCAGCCACAGCCTCGGAGGGAGAGACTGTCCCCGAAGGAACGAAAACGGGGAGCGCTCTAACAGCAAGCTCTCGAGGAAAGCGAGTGGAGCCAAGCGCACGCAGAGCCGATGGAGGCGGGTGATGCCTCTGCAGACGTGGAGCCACCGGCAGCGGACGCCGCCGAGAACCACTCACCAGCCCCCGCGCATCCCCCCGTCTCCTCGAGGAGGAGGGATGCACGCTCCCCGCCCAGGGGCGAGCCTGTCTCAAAATGTCGCTCTCGCGGCCGGAGCAGCTGCCACGGGGAGCTCCGGGGCCGGCGCAGGGAGCCGGGGGCCGCCGGGCGGCCATTGTTGCCGCCGGGTCCTCCTTCACACCCGCACCGGGCCCGCCCGCTGGGCTCGGCCCGGGCCGCCGAGGCTCTCGCCCCGCCGCGGGGCTGCCGCCGCGCACCAGGCCTCACACTCCGCCGAACACAAAGCCCTTGCCGGCTCGGCTCGCCATGCCGCGGCCCGACGCCCGACCACTCACCTCCGACCCCGGGTCTCCCATTTCTCCGACGGCCTAACTGACAGCACCGCCGCTCCtgcgggccccgccgccgccgccgccgtcgctgTCGCTGctgcgcccgccgccgccgccgccgccgccgccacgaCTTGCCTTCCCGCCCAGCACCGCTTCGCGCCGCCGTGACCCGCCCCTGCGTGAGCGCCGACGCCGCCGACGCCGCCGACGCCGCCGAGGCCGCGGGCGGAAAGAGGTGCGAAACCGCGTCAAAAGGCGGAGCGGCCTGCTGTGGCCCGCTCCACCCCCGAGCCTCTGTGGCGCAGTCTGGGCCCGCCTCCCTCGCGCCGCGCGGGAAGCTGGGAGTTGTAGTTCTCGTCGCTCCTGAGACTCACCCGCATAGTTGAAGAGTGGAGAGGGGCTCTGAATGGTGGCTCTTGTGTTCCTCTAAGCTGTTACTATACTACTATAGCGTAGTATAATAGATGACGTTTCTCTCTCAATCACGGTTTCCCACTCCCtaccttttctctacttttttccttttgtacaaATACTGATCTAGATGATGTAGATTAATGGTGTTAAAATGCTCTTTCTttgctcactttcttttttttttaagatttatttatttatttatgatagagatagagagagagagagagagaggcagagacacaggcagagggagaagcaggctccgtgccgggagcccgacgtgggactcgatccggggctccaggatcgcgccctgggccagaggcaggctctaaactgtgCTCAGACACTTTCTTACCAAAATAGCGGCCCACTTTTTTCTCTTCAATATTTACACACGAATGATTGTGAACAGGTACAGTTTATGAAAACAAAGGTttactgataatatttttttaaaaaagattttatttattcatgagagacacagagaggcagagacacaggcagagggagaagcaggctccatgcagggagccggacgtgggactcgatcctggatctccaggatcatgccctgggctgaaggcggcgctaaactgctgaccacccagggatcccccactgataatatactttttaaagattttatttatttgagagagagagagagcacaagggacGTGGGAGAGGAGATCAGACTACCctaggtggggctccatcccaggcccctaggatcatgacctgagccaaaggcagatgcttatcttgctaagccacccaggtgccctctgaggatattattttaaa
It contains:
- the KIAA1586 gene encoding E3 SUMO-protein ligase KIAA1586 homolog, coding for MGDPGSEMIESAPPAGPEASEATTDENEDDIQFVSEGPSKCVLEYNYLVCSDNEKPSTCHNDILFPKMPKRQGDFLRFLNVKKVKTDTESSNNKSQCELSKSKEPNFKYVEQPITEENPSCSSKEETDNLVLPDCWNEKQALMFTEQYKWLEIKEGKLGCKDCSAVRHLGSKAEKHVHVSKEWIAYLVTPNGSNKTTRQASLRKKIREHDVSKAHGKIQDLLKESVNDSISNLVHKQNNKNIDATVKVFNTVYSLVKHNRPLSDIEGAIELQEKNGEVNCLNTRYSATRIAEHIAKEMKMKIFKNIIEENAKICIIIDEASTVSKKSTLVIYLQCTVHSAPTPVMLFVALKELVSTTAEYIFNTILSTLNDCGFTDEYLKANLIAFCSDGANTVLGKKSRVATKLLENFPKIIIWNCLNYRLHLSLDDSISEIKQVNHFKLFLDKIYSIYHQSNKNQNKLLETVAKDLEIEIIKIGRVMGPRWAACSLQAATAVWHAYPVLYMHFSNSHSGLAKRLANINFLQDLALMIDILEEFSLLSTALQARSTNIQKAQKLIKCTIRALENLKIGTGKHESQIEGLIKSDKFKDIPFNKNNKFNALPRSMLLENIIEHMHLRLVSDRNHNESIFDYFDLLEPSAWPYEEVTSPWIAGEKKLFHLCEILKYEIDLSDFREFVNNNIKSNNVSIPTTIQKAKKIVNTIAINNAEAERGFNLMNIICTRVRNSLTIDHISDLMTINLLGKELTDWDATPFVKSWSNCNHRLATDTRVRQKSTKTYENQLAIWNLQ